A genomic segment from Sparus aurata chromosome 20, fSpaAur1.1, whole genome shotgun sequence encodes:
- the LOC115571480 gene encoding neoverrucotoxin subunit beta-like, with translation MDSSDPLKVAALGRTFTLGTLYDARDDKLLPGLTLQGQITNNPQPYSTFEITASDSIESKSSLMDIEASLKASFLCGLIKVGGSAKYLNDTKKFKNQSRVTCLYKATTHFNQLSMTQLETMINQEKDSIKQTMATHVVTKILYGADALFVFDSEKLKASNVQDIQGHMEAVIKKIPKFNVEGKVDIKLTEEEKNMTNKFSCKFYGDFILESNPATFEDAVKTYVELPKLLGEDGEKSVPVTVWMTPLKNYDKTAAELKSVISVGLVWKVQDALEDLREMQMRCNDSLDDTVVQNFPQIQEGLKDFKTRCDLYASKLRKTMRDKFPLIREGKEDESSVKKLFDDRNKSPFSREKLDKWLDHKEREINVIRSCVEMMEGTKIVHNESELDREVLAAGVDEALCFVFTSLQSADPGLDEMNKYLDSLKGSTNEDLDSLKESTNEDPWYYSNDVLTKMREKSKSFQDIAKTLKSNSRVRFLVAAITNEKYTGATIYHYRNGILLTEDFTDIPDVETVTDRRDLLWYACDLTLDPDTAFRRLILSERNKKATHGPQKQSYPDLPQRFDYFSQVLCREGLTGRCYWEVDWESVVNVTAGVCYRGMPRKGNGDQAKLGGNKLSWSLVYIQIPGPKRLFAKHDNQNHSLPVPSAFPRLGVYLDWSAGTLSYYTVSSDTLSHIYTFHTKFTEPVYPGIGTWNGSSVSLCL, from the exons gattAACTCTCCAAGGACAGATAACTAATAACCCTCAGCCTTACAGTACATTTGAAATCACTGCATCTGACTCCATTGAATCCAAGTCCTCTCTGATGGATATTGAAGCTTCTCTGAAGGCCAGTTTCCTGTGTGGACTGATTAAAGTTGGAGGATCTGCCAAGTATCTGAATGATACGAAGAAATTCaagaatcagagcagagtgacgTGTCTGTACAAAGCCACCACACACTTCAATCAGCTGTCAATGACTCAGCTTGAAACCATGATCAACCAAGAGAAAGATTCTATCAAGCAGACCATGGCAACACATGTAGTCACAAAAATCCTTTATGGGGCAGATgctctctttgtgtttgacagtgaGAAATTAAAAGCCAGCAACGTTCAGGACATCCAGGGCCACATGGAGGCTGTGATCAAGAAGATCCCCAAATTTAATGTTGAGGGTAAAGTTGACATCAAGCtgactgaggaagaaaaaaacatgaccaACAAATTCTCCTGCAAATTCTACGGAGACTTCATTCTTGAAAGCAATCCTGCAACATTTGAAGATGCAGTGAAGACCTATGTAGAGCTTCCGAAGCTGTtgggagaagatggagagaagagTGTTCCAGTGACGGTCTGGATGACGCCTCTGAAGAATTATGACAAGACTGCAGCTGAGCTGAAGAGTGTGATCAGTGTTGGATTAGTGTGGAAGGTGCAAGACGCTCTCGAAGATTTACGTGAAATGCAAATGAGATGCAACGATTCTCTGGATGACACAGTGGTTCAGAATTTTCCACAGATCCAAGAAGGgttaaaagattttaaaacgCGGTGTGATCTATACGCATCTAAGCTCCGGAAGACCATGAGGGATAAATTTCCCCTCATCCGTGAAGGTAAAGAAGACGAGAGCTCAGTAAAGAAACTCTTTGATGACAGAAACAAGTCACCATTCAGTCGTGAAAAACTAGACAAGTGGCTGGatcataaagagagagaaatcaacGTCATCAGGTCCTGTGTGGAAATGATGGAGGGAACAAAGATCGTCCATAATGAGTCAGAGCTGGACAGAGAGGTTCTTGCTGCAGGTGTCGATGAAGCTCTGTGCTTCGTCTTCACCTCCCTGCAGAGTGCTGACCCCGGCCTGGATGAGATGAACAAATACCTGGATTCACTTAAAGGAAGTACCAATGAAGACCTAGATTCACTTAAAGAAAGTACCAATGAAGACCCATGGTACTACTCAAATGATGTTTTAaccaaaatgagagaaaaatctaaatctttCCAAGATATTGCTAAAACCTTGAAAAGCAACAGCAGAGTCCGTTTCCTGGTAGCTGCCATCACAAATGAGAAATACACCGGAGCAACCATCTACCACTACAGGAACGGCATTCTGCTCACTGAGGATTTTACTGACATCCCTGATGTGGAGACTGTCACAGACAGAAGAGATTTACTCTGGt ACGCCTGTGATCTCACTCTGGACCCAGACACAGCATTCAGGAGACTCATTCTGTCTGAGAGAAACAAGAAGGCGACACATGGACCACAAAAACAGTCGTATCCTGACCTCCCACAgagatttgattatttttctcaggtTCTGTGCAGAGAGGGGCTGACTGGGCGCTGCTACTGGGAGGTGGACTGGGAAAGTGTGGTCAatgtcactgcaggtgtttgcTACAGAGGGATGCCAAGGAAAGGAAATGGTGACCAGGCCAAGCTTGGAGGGAATAAACTGTCCTGGTCTTTAGTATACATCCAGATCCCAGGTCCAAAACGTCTCTTTGCAAAACATGATAATCAGAACCACAGTTTACCTGTTCCCTCGGCCTTCCCCCGTCTGGGAGTGTATCTGGACTGgtctgctggcactctgtcttACTATACTGTCTCATCTGACACTCTGAGTCACATCTACACCTTCCACACCAAGTTCACTGAGCCTGTTTACCCAGGCATCGGGACTTGGAATGGATCCAgcgtgtctctgtgtctgtaa